The following proteins come from a genomic window of Vallitaleaceae bacterium 9-2:
- a CDS encoding GGDEF domain-containing protein, translating to MNLDLLTVIDMYMFINYICTLILGITWKRIRHKYQGIFLVFADLIVQSIGLTLANFHTDISPIFSIVFANTLIYIGAILLLFGVAEFMDLKVRLLPYIISTGIFISLYSFYTLYNPNKQVRLMVFTLMIIPVFAHTIYLIVVKAEPVYRRCAEHVVIAHIFLILIHGTRAYIGLNRFQVIEYSQLYHSEALLIMSSLLATIYLTFSITQMVHIKLLHQWDQIFNYTQELLKKTQHLADTDNLTQINNRGKIENILKEEINAYMACGRSFCLLMIDIDHFKRFNDTYGHDVGDQVIITVAQRLAQNLRGTDTIGRWGGEEFLVILRDCDNQKARRVGEKLVDIVRDACIDCTYPKEHVTISIGGAVMEASHTMKTLIKTADIALYEAKQNGRNRMEIK from the coding sequence ATGAATCTTGACTTATTAACAGTAATTGATATGTATATGTTTATAAATTATATTTGTACACTAATTTTGGGGATAACTTGGAAACGCATCCGGCACAAGTATCAAGGAATTTTTTTAGTGTTTGCGGATCTTATAGTCCAATCGATAGGGCTGACATTGGCCAATTTTCATACGGACATATCGCCGATTTTTTCAATTGTTTTTGCGAATACACTTATTTATATAGGTGCGATATTGCTTTTATTTGGTGTGGCAGAATTTATGGACTTAAAGGTTCGGCTGCTACCCTATATCATATCAACGGGGATATTTATTAGTCTATATAGTTTTTATACATTATATAACCCAAATAAACAAGTGCGCCTGATGGTATTTACACTGATGATTATTCCTGTATTTGCTCATACCATCTACCTTATTGTGGTTAAAGCAGAGCCGGTGTATAGACGATGTGCAGAGCATGTGGTTATTGCCCATATATTTTTGATTCTCATTCATGGGACGAGAGCGTACATAGGATTGAATCGCTTTCAAGTTATAGAATATAGTCAACTATATCATAGTGAGGCACTGCTTATAATGAGTAGCCTGCTTGCGACGATTTATCTTACGTTTTCAATTACACAGATGGTGCATATAAAGCTTTTGCATCAATGGGACCAGATCTTTAATTATACACAGGAACTTTTAAAAAAAACACAACACTTAGCAGATACCGATAATTTAACGCAGATAAATAATCGGGGAAAAATAGAGAATATCTTAAAGGAAGAAATTAATGCCTATATGGCATGTGGACGAAGCTTTTGCTTGCTTATGATTGATATTGATCATTTTAAGCGGTTTAATGACACCTATGGACATGATGTAGGGGATCAAGTCATTATTACAGTTGCTCAGCGGTTAGCTCAAAATTTAAGGGGGACAGATACAATCGGCAGATGGGGAGGAGAAGAGTTTTTGGTGATACTACGTGATTGTGACAATCAAAAAGCAAGGCGTGTTGGTGAAAAACTTGTAGATATTGTAAGGGACGCATGCATTGATTGTACATATCCCAAAGAGCATGTAACCATCAGTATTGGTGGAGCGGTTATGGAGGCTAGTCATACCATGAAGACATTGATTAAAACCGCAGATATAGCATTATATGAGGCAAAACAAAATGGACGTAACAGAATGGAAATAAAGTAA
- a CDS encoding GFA family protein gives MKYVGKCLCETVQFEIIGEFENFFLCHCERCRKDTGSAHAANLFSNTATLRWIVGEENIQTFNYQSDGHIKSFCKTCGSALPNIQFDGTLLVVPAGSLDTQVHIRPQGHIFLAHKANWDKELNTVPGYAYFPTTDRNQKED, from the coding sequence ATGAAATATGTAGGGAAATGTTTATGTGAAACAGTGCAGTTTGAGATTATCGGTGAGTTTGAGAATTTTTTTCTATGCCATTGTGAGCGTTGCCGAAAAGATACAGGCTCGGCGCATGCCGCTAATCTATTTTCAAACACAGCGACACTTCGCTGGATTGTTGGTGAAGAGAATATTCAAACCTTTAATTATCAATCCGATGGCCATATCAAAAGCTTTTGTAAAACATGTGGGTCGGCACTTCCAAATATACAGTTTGATGGGACTTTGCTTGTCGTTCCGGCAGGAAGTCTAGATACACAAGTACATATCAGACCACAAGGACATATTTTTTTGGCACATAAGGCCAATTGGGACAAGGAACTTAACACGGTTCCAGGATATGCTTATTTTCCAACAACAGATCGAAACCAGAAAGAGGACTAA
- a CDS encoding cation diffusion facilitator family transporter encodes MNKDTHQHTSKHTHQHAHHDHHHHHSQGNIKVAFILNLTFTIIEIIGGFLTNSVAILSDALHDLGDSLSLGIAWWLERYAQKKPDHRFSFGYARFSILGALLNSFILFGGSILILTKAIPRIFNPEAVHPEGMFGFAILGILINGMAVLRLQHGESINEKVVSWHLLEDVFGWVVILISSIILMFFDWPIIDPLLSIGLTLFVLYNVIKNIKGILNILLEGVPEEYVIQDVEALIETVQGVKSVHHTHIWSLEGQKIFLSTHVVVDNGANNTVLVPMKQAIRHVLIQEKIEHATIEIEFEDEDCDNHSC; translated from the coding sequence ATGAATAAAGATACACATCAACATACATCTAAACATACACACCAACATGCACATCATGATCACCATCACCATCATTCCCAAGGAAATATAAAAGTAGCGTTTATATTGAATTTAACATTTACGATTATTGAAATTATTGGTGGGTTTTTAACGAATAGTGTGGCCATCTTGTCGGATGCTTTACATGATTTAGGGGACTCCCTATCTCTAGGCATTGCATGGTGGCTAGAACGTTATGCACAAAAAAAACCGGATCATAGATTTTCTTTTGGATACGCGCGCTTTTCCATATTAGGCGCACTCTTAAATAGCTTTATCTTATTTGGTGGATCCATTTTGATTTTAACCAAAGCCATTCCCAGGATTTTTAATCCAGAAGCAGTTCATCCGGAAGGGATGTTTGGATTTGCCATCTTAGGAATATTAATTAATGGGATGGCGGTCCTTCGATTACAACATGGAGAGTCGATTAATGAGAAAGTAGTTTCATGGCATTTACTGGAAGACGTGTTTGGGTGGGTTGTCATCTTAATTAGCAGTATTATTCTTATGTTTTTTGATTGGCCGATTATCGACCCATTATTATCTATTGGACTGACTTTGTTTGTCCTTTACAATGTGATAAAGAATATCAAAGGGATTTTGAATATTTTATTAGAAGGTGTCCCAGAAGAATACGTGATTCAAGATGTTGAAGCTTTGATTGAAACCGTACAAGGTGTTAAGTCCGTTCATCATACCCACATTTGGTCATTGGAAGGGCAGAAGATTTTTTTGAGTACACATGTTGTGGTTGATAATGGGGCCAACAATACGGTGCTTGTACCGATGAAGCAAGCAATACGTCATGTGCTTATCCAAGAAAAGATTGAACATGCAACCATAGAAATCGAATTTGAAGATGAAGATTGTGATAATCACAGCTGTTAA
- a CDS encoding DNA-3-methyladenine glycosylase I — MGTIIRCFGDKAGQEDYAHYHDVEWGVPVHDDQKLFEFLILEGAQAGLSWYTILKRREGYRKAFHQFDPHKVASMSDTELEQLREDAGIIRNRLKIYSARKNAQVFLEIQKEFGSFDSYLWRFVDGQPRINHYQDFSEVPVSTKESDQLSKDLKKRGMSFVGTTIMYAYMQAVGLVDDHLESCFVRTR; from the coding sequence ATGGGAACAATAATACGATGCTTTGGAGATAAAGCCGGGCAAGAAGACTATGCACATTATCATGATGTTGAATGGGGAGTGCCTGTTCATGATGACCAAAAGCTTTTTGAGTTTTTGATATTAGAAGGAGCACAGGCTGGTTTAAGCTGGTATACGATTTTGAAGCGACGTGAAGGATATCGAAAAGCTTTTCATCAATTTGATCCACATAAGGTTGCTTCAATGAGTGATACTGAGTTAGAACAGTTACGTGAGGATGCAGGTATTATAAGAAATCGGTTAAAAATATATTCGGCTAGAAAAAATGCGCAGGTTTTTTTAGAGATTCAAAAAGAATTTGGGAGCTTTGATTCATATCTTTGGCGCTTTGTTGATGGGCAACCAAGAATTAACCATTATCAAGATTTCAGTGAAGTTCCGGTCTCGACAAAAGAAAGTGACCAACTATCCAAAGACTTAAAAAAACGCGGTATGTCTTTTGTGGGAACGACCATCATGTATGCCTATATGCAGGCAGTAGGATTGGTTGACGATCATCTGGAAAGCTGCTTTGTACGAACAAGATAG
- a CDS encoding methyl-accepting chemotaxis protein: protein MKSIKFKVVLLFFVVVFLVTTTMGIITISIVSKTMMEDARYDMQQIAEIEAKNLSSRIDIDLTYIEALAQNGIIHDTSIAYDKKVDFFVKEAQRTGYTSFSIADLNGKTTPYYKDGQSIDISERTYFKKAASGETNMSDVFISKNTELTILVVATPIYKNGKITGILYGSKEGTVLSQMSSDVEYGKSGYGYVLNDAGTFVGHSNNALVIDQYNVIEAAKTDDSNKELAKLTQEKILLRKTGFGEYSFEGQERVASFSPVKNTPWIMVIGAEKNEILKEINLIRSILIGVILGASFLGVIIAIFASRTISRPILDLVEVVQKQGRLDFRFDPQLRAFKYLKRKDEIGVMINSMKEMEAHVAEVILHTEQTAHLMTSSSQNLSTNSQQAALVSDEVALTIEEIAKVSTDQAKDTESTANNVDELGKLLDEDAKYILELNRAADKIEAEKEEGFKILSILVQNSEKSNEATKHIHNIILSNNANAEKIDQASTMIQSIADQTNLLALNAAIEAARAGEAGRGFAVVAEEIRKLAEESNRFTQDIKAVIDELKNQSELAVHTMNDVKGTIDVQSESVVETQLKFESIAQATEMVKKVVSELNHSVKVMANNKENIIDLVQNLSAIAQENAAGTEEASASIEEQAAQIEEIASAGEHLAKIAQELQETVDGFKI, encoded by the coding sequence ATGAAGTCAATAAAATTTAAAGTAGTTTTATTATTTTTTGTGGTTGTATTTTTAGTCACTACAACTATGGGAATTATTACCATTAGTATCGTCAGTAAAACGATGATGGAAGATGCACGCTATGATATGCAGCAAATCGCAGAGATAGAAGCTAAAAACCTATCATCACGTATCGATATTGATTTAACGTATATTGAAGCCTTAGCACAAAATGGGATTATCCATGACACATCCATAGCTTATGATAAAAAAGTGGACTTTTTTGTTAAAGAAGCACAGCGAACAGGTTATACCTCGTTTTCGATTGCAGACCTAAACGGAAAGACAACACCATATTATAAGGATGGACAATCTATTGATATCAGTGAACGTACCTATTTTAAAAAAGCAGCTAGTGGTGAGACGAATATGTCGGATGTATTTATCAGTAAAAATACAGAACTGACAATTTTAGTTGTAGCTACACCGATTTATAAAAATGGAAAGATAACAGGTATCTTATATGGAAGTAAGGAAGGAACTGTCCTTAGCCAAATGTCAAGTGATGTAGAATATGGAAAAAGTGGCTATGGCTACGTTCTTAATGATGCCGGGACATTTGTCGGACATTCGAATAATGCGCTTGTAATCGATCAATATAATGTTATCGAAGCGGCAAAAACAGATGACAGTAATAAAGAGCTGGCAAAATTAACTCAAGAGAAAATCCTTCTTAGAAAGACAGGATTTGGCGAATATTCCTTTGAGGGGCAGGAGCGTGTGGCTAGTTTTTCACCTGTAAAGAACACGCCATGGATTATGGTCATCGGTGCTGAGAAAAATGAGATACTCAAAGAAATCAATTTAATAAGGAGTATTCTAATTGGTGTTATATTGGGAGCATCATTCTTGGGAGTTATTATTGCAATATTTGCTAGTCGTACTATTTCAAGACCGATTTTAGATCTTGTTGAAGTGGTGCAAAAACAAGGACGTCTAGATTTTCGTTTTGATCCACAACTAAGAGCATTTAAATACCTAAAGCGTAAAGATGAGATAGGTGTTATGATCAATTCAATGAAAGAGATGGAAGCCCATGTTGCTGAAGTGATTTTACATACAGAGCAAACAGCACATCTGATGACAAGCTCTTCACAAAACTTATCGACAAACTCTCAACAAGCAGCCCTCGTATCTGATGAAGTTGCATTAACAATTGAAGAGATTGCAAAGGTCTCAACAGATCAAGCCAAAGATACAGAAAGTACAGCCAATAACGTTGATGAGCTAGGCAAACTGTTAGACGAAGATGCAAAATACATTTTAGAACTAAATAGAGCAGCAGATAAGATTGAGGCAGAAAAAGAAGAAGGATTCAAAATTCTAAGTATTCTTGTTCAAAACAGTGAGAAGTCTAATGAAGCAACAAAACATATTCATAACATTATTCTTAGTAATAATGCGAATGCAGAAAAGATTGATCAAGCAAGTACAATGATTCAAAGTATCGCAGACCAAACCAACCTATTAGCGCTAAATGCAGCTATTGAAGCTGCTAGAGCAGGGGAAGCAGGAAGAGGATTTGCTGTAGTTGCAGAAGAGATTCGCAAATTAGCAGAAGAATCCAATCGTTTTACCCAAGACATTAAAGCAGTGATTGACGAACTCAAAAATCAATCTGAACTTGCGGTTCATACTATGAACGATGTTAAAGGAACGATCGATGTTCAATCTGAGAGCGTTGTAGAGACGCAGTTGAAGTTTGAATCCATTGCACAGGCAACAGAAATGGTAAAAAAAGTTGTGTCTGAATTAAACCATTCTGTTAAAGTGATGGCCAACAATAAAGAAAACATTATTGACTTGGTCCAAAACCTATCAGCTATTGCTCAAGAAAATGCTGCCGGAACAGAAGAAGCATCAGCATCAATAGAAGAACAAGCGGCACAGATTGAAGAGATAGCTAGTGCAGGTGAACATTTAGCAAAGATTGCACAAGAGCTACAAGAGACAGTCGACGGATTTAAAATCTAA
- a CDS encoding TetR/AcrR family transcriptional regulator: MDMKDKIINAMIHEFSIKGYMASMSDISKHVGIKVPSIYSHFTSKDEIIYRAVERELSAHYQFLTTVYDELKKQPAIDILRGIYFGVIKYYSNQEKLRFIHNIELIPNQQLYAKCKTLQKEQMKNILNGIEKIFEQGHSQGEIRGGIQEGYHYLYVTMVQGVLSGLLTFNGQTKLRQDYEKKIWNAFERSIL, from the coding sequence ATGGATATGAAAGATAAAATTATTAATGCAATGATTCATGAGTTTTCAATCAAGGGATATATGGCGTCCATGTCAGATATATCAAAACATGTAGGAATAAAGGTACCTTCCATATACAGCCATTTTACAAGTAAGGATGAGATTATATACCGGGCAGTTGAGAGAGAATTAAGTGCGCATTATCAATTCTTGACAACGGTGTATGATGAACTTAAAAAGCAGCCAGCAATAGATATTTTACGAGGAATCTATTTTGGTGTGATTAAGTATTATAGCAATCAAGAAAAATTGAGATTTATACACAACATTGAATTGATTCCAAATCAGCAGCTGTATGCAAAGTGCAAAACGTTACAAAAAGAGCAAATGAAAAATATACTAAACGGCATAGAAAAGATTTTTGAGCAAGGGCATAGCCAAGGGGAAATTCGCGGTGGCATTCAAGAAGGTTACCACTATCTTTATGTTACCATGGTTCAGGGTGTATTAAGCGGATTACTCACATTTAATGGACAGACAAAACTAAGACAAGACTATGAAAAAAAAATTTGGAATGCATTTGAAAGGAGTATCCTATGA
- a CDS encoding DUF1801 domain-containing protein → MISKATTVSQYLQSLPVNRQEAMAKIRMCLAENLPMQLKEQMMYGMISYVIPLEIYPLGYHASEGEPLPFVSLASQKNYISQYHMGIYMDEAVKKWFVYEYQKRSSTKLDIGKSCIRFKKIEQIPYELIAELCHKISVEDYIKLYESSIKNR, encoded by the coding sequence ATGATCTCAAAAGCAACAACAGTTTCTCAGTATCTTCAGAGTTTACCTGTAAATCGCCAAGAAGCAATGGCAAAAATACGAATGTGTTTAGCTGAAAATCTTCCCATGCAGTTAAAAGAGCAGATGATGTATGGAATGATTTCTTATGTTATTCCGCTAGAGATATATCCTCTAGGCTATCATGCGTCCGAAGGGGAACCACTTCCATTTGTTAGCTTGGCCTCCCAAAAAAATTATATATCGCAATATCATATGGGAATATATATGGATGAGGCTGTAAAAAAATGGTTTGTGTATGAGTATCAAAAACGATCTTCTACAAAACTTGATATAGGCAAAAGCTGTATACGGTTTAAAAAAATCGAACAAATCCCGTATGAACTAATCGCTGAATTGTGTCATAAAATATCAGTGGAGGATTATATAAAGCTGTATGAGAGTTCAATAAAAAATAGATGA
- a CDS encoding right-handed parallel beta-helix repeat-containing protein, producing MYINIKKDQAKMENLFDYIRARLLEAQGKEGVVIEFEKGNYLLSDTSAKQDFDALMRGELDYDTHWGKHGISFNTGFSFNGIKGVTLIGNGSTLIFEGLIAPFHFSKCQDVKITGFTIEWKRPPFSVGIIQEIKGETIRVKSHADFKINGKEPIWALMDYDPLKKRFGCVWKFRNMSPLRKIEEDIYAFDANVAKDLNPGDTLVLRHVGNYRPCIYFLETKQVLIEDTVLLTNPGMGVVGHYSSDLEFRRLQVRPKKNHLMSTTTDATHFISCEGAINFEECYFEGMGDDAVNVHGFYNYITKIIDDKQVEVTILNENGTQDQIFDAPRSGDEVEFARVEDLSLIAPNNTVKQVVVDKEKWRARITFAEAIDHKIQVGDLLTKTNDVASLRFAHCHIKSVRARACLIQTRNVIIENCRIENCTGTGIHVDTATGWWESVRCENIQIRHNTIIDCGYGDGTYLNASGIAVMTEAKHKAVGIHQNICIENNTIYGSDKDLNVGIAVECADNVRILNNSIKNCAVAIDISSSDHLLVQGNDIGNQAICYRRGE from the coding sequence ATGTATATAAACATTAAAAAAGATCAAGCAAAAATGGAAAATCTATTCGATTATATTCGAGCTAGACTTTTGGAAGCTCAAGGCAAAGAAGGGGTAGTTATTGAATTTGAAAAGGGGAATTATCTATTATCCGATACAAGTGCTAAACAGGATTTTGATGCATTAATGCGAGGGGAATTAGATTATGATACACATTGGGGAAAACATGGGATTAGCTTTAATACAGGGTTTTCTTTCAATGGAATAAAGGGCGTGACCCTTATCGGAAATGGTTCAACCCTTATTTTTGAAGGCTTGATTGCACCTTTTCATTTCTCAAAGTGCCAAGATGTAAAAATTACAGGGTTTACAATTGAATGGAAACGTCCACCCTTTAGTGTGGGTATAATCCAAGAAATCAAAGGGGAGACGATTAGAGTAAAAAGTCATGCGGATTTTAAAATCAATGGAAAAGAGCCAATATGGGCTCTAATGGACTATGATCCTTTAAAAAAAAGATTTGGTTGTGTATGGAAGTTTAGAAACATGTCACCACTAAGAAAAATAGAAGAGGATATCTATGCATTTGATGCAAATGTCGCAAAAGATTTAAATCCTGGGGATACTCTTGTGCTTAGGCACGTGGGTAATTATCGTCCGTGTATATATTTTTTGGAGACGAAGCAAGTATTAATTGAAGATACGGTTCTTTTGACAAATCCTGGGATGGGGGTAGTGGGGCATTATAGTTCAGACCTTGAGTTTAGACGATTGCAGGTACGTCCTAAAAAAAATCACCTTATGTCGACAACAACAGATGCGACCCATTTTATTAGCTGTGAAGGGGCGATTAACTTTGAGGAGTGCTATTTTGAGGGGATGGGAGATGATGCAGTCAATGTGCATGGTTTTTATAACTATATCACAAAAATCATTGATGACAAACAAGTTGAAGTTACCATTCTCAATGAAAACGGAACCCAAGATCAAATATTTGATGCCCCAAGAAGTGGCGATGAAGTAGAATTTGCAAGGGTAGAGGACTTATCGTTGATTGCACCGAACAACACGGTAAAGCAAGTCGTAGTAGATAAGGAAAAATGGCGTGCCCGCATTACATTTGCTGAGGCGATAGATCATAAGATTCAGGTGGGCGATTTACTAACCAAAACGAATGATGTAGCGTCATTACGCTTTGCTCACTGCCATATTAAATCCGTACGAGCAAGAGCGTGCTTAATACAGACGCGAAATGTCATTATTGAAAACTGCCGTATTGAAAACTGCACAGGAACGGGAATCCATGTAGATACAGCCACCGGGTGGTGGGAATCTGTACGGTGTGAAAACATTCAGATACGTCATAACACTATTATAGACTGTGGATATGGTGATGGGACATATTTAAATGCATCAGGGATTGCTGTTATGACAGAAGCAAAGCACAAAGCCGTCGGTATTCACCAAAACATTTGTATAGAAAACAACACGATCTATGGAAGTGATAAAGACCTTAATGTTGGAATTGCAGTTGAATGTGCAGATAATGTTCGCATCCTTAATAATTCGATAAAAAACTGTGCTGTAGCGATAGACATTTCAAGTAGTGATCATCTTTTAGTTCAAGGCAATGACATAGGTAATCAGGCGATTTGCTATAGACGTGGAGAGTGA